The Herbiconiux sp. A18JL235 region TCGCGCATCCTCATCTGCGACGAGCCGACGCGCGGCGTCGACGTGGGCGCGAAGGAGGACATGTACGAACTCCTCCGCGACTACGCCCGCGGCGGCGGCACCGTCATCATCGCAAGTTCCGAGATCACCGAGGCGATGATGTGCGACCGCGTGCTCGTGATGGCCCGGGGAAAGGTCGTCGCCGAGCTCGACCACGACGAGATCGACCCGCAGGGGAAGGCGATCCTCAGCCGGTTCGCCTGAGCCCCACGACTCACCACATCCACTCCTGAGAAGAGCGAAGAAGCCCATGTCCCAGAACACCCTCCGGCCACCGGTCGGGAACTCCACCGCCGCTACACCGCCCGAGCCCAGCACCGCGAACCGGATGCGCAGCCTCGGCAAGCGCCTGCTCGGCAAGAGCTACCTGCTGCTGGTGCTGCTCGCCATCATCATCGTCGGCTACTACGTCTCGGCCGACTTCCTCACCCTGAGGAACGCCGAGAACGTCATCGCCGCCGCCTCCATCGTCGCCGTGCTTGCAGTCGGCCAGTTCTTCGTCATCCTCACCGGAGGCATCGACCTCTCGGTGGGCTCGATCCTCGCCATGTCGACGGTGATCGTGGCGCTCACCCTCCAGACAGGCATGTCGGCCGGTCTCTCGGTGGGCGTGACGCTGCTGTGCTGCGCCGCCGCCGGGTTCGTCAACGGCCTGCTGGTGGTGTGGCTGCGCATCCCTCCCTTCATCGCCACGCTCGCCATGATGAGCGCCGTCAAGGGCTTCAGCTACATCATCCAGTCGACGAGCCTCATCCAGATCCTCGACGACGCGTTCATCCAGGCCTTCTCGAGCGGCACCGTGCTCGGCGTGCGCAACCCGGTCGTCATCTTCATCGTGGTGGCGGTCATCGCCGCCCTGGTGGCGAAGTTCACCACCTTCGGCCGCTCGCTCTACGCCATCGGCGGAAATCCCGAGGCGGCACGTCTCTCCGGCCTCCCGGTGGCCCGCAACCTCATCATCACCTACACCCTCTCCGGCATCCTGGCCGGCCTCGCCGGGCTCATCGCCGCCGCCCAGCTGCGGCAGGGCAGCTCGCTCATCGGCGTCGGCTACGAACTGGACGCGATCGCCGCGGTGGTCGTGGGCGGCGCGTCGCTGATGGGCGGCAAGGGCGACCCGGTGAGCGCTGTGATCGGCGTGTTCGTGCTCGCCACGATCATCAACATCATGAACCTCGTCGGAATCTCGTCTGAGCCGCAGCTCGTCATCAAGGGCGCGGTGATCGTGATCGCGGTGTTCCTGTCGAGCGCGGGAGGAGTGCAGCGCATCTCGCGCTTCTTCTCGAAGCTCTTCGGCGGCCGGGGCCCGGGCCGGCGCGCGGCGCTCGCCCGCTGAGCCATGGCGCGCGAGCAGCCCGCGACCGGGAGAAAGGTCAGGATGATCGACGTGGCGAGACTCGCCGGTGTCTCCCACCAGACGGTCTCGCGTGTTCTCAACGGCTCCGACAGCGTCACCCCCGAGATGCGCGAACGCGTCGAGACCGCGGTCGACCGGCTGCGCTACCGCCGCAACCCGGCGGCCAGGGCCCTCGTGACCCGGCAGAGCATGAGCATCGGCATCGTGAGCTTCGGTCTCGCGCAATTCGGTCCCTCGGTCGCCCTGACCGGCATCGTCGACGAGGCGAGACGGGCGGGCTACGCCACCAACCTGGTGAGCCTCACCGCACTCGATCACGGCGCGATGCAGAACGCGCTCGACCACCTCATGGCCGACTCGGTCGACGGCGTGATCGTGCTCGCCCCGTTGGAGGCCGCCTTGGTCGCGATCGGGAGTCTCTCCCCCGAGGTTCCGCTCGTCGTCTTCCACCCCGGTGGCCCGGCGACGCTCGGTACG contains the following coding sequences:
- a CDS encoding ABC transporter permease — translated: MSQNTLRPPVGNSTAATPPEPSTANRMRSLGKRLLGKSYLLLVLLAIIIVGYYVSADFLTLRNAENVIAAASIVAVLAVGQFFVILTGGIDLSVGSILAMSTVIVALTLQTGMSAGLSVGVTLLCCAAAGFVNGLLVVWLRIPPFIATLAMMSAVKGFSYIIQSTSLIQILDDAFIQAFSSGTVLGVRNPVVIFIVVAVIAALVAKFTTFGRSLYAIGGNPEAARLSGLPVARNLIITYTLSGILAGLAGLIAAAQLRQGSSLIGVGYELDAIAAVVVGGASLMGGKGDPVSAVIGVFVLATIINIMNLVGISSEPQLVIKGAVIVIAVFLSSAGGVQRISRFFSKLFGGRGPGRRAALAR